From one Perca flavescens isolate YP-PL-M2 chromosome 4, PFLA_1.0, whole genome shotgun sequence genomic stretch:
- the prkar2ab gene encoding protein kinase, cAMP-dependent, regulatory, type II, alpha, B isoform X3 produces MSNVEIPAGLKELLQGYTVEVLRRRPPNLVEFAVQHFTQVLQGQRNDQRAKKHSAKPACKGVTFETKSNKPKKDDEEEEEEDTVKSTTSKYNRRVSVCAEAYNPDDDEDDDAEPRVVYPKTDEQRRRLQDACKDILLFKTLEQEQFSEVLDGMFEVLVKPQEHIIDQGDDGDNFYVIERGVYDIFVQKDGVSVCVGKYDNKGSFGELALMYNTPRAATIIATQEGALWGLDRATFHRLIVRNNAKKRRMYEAFIECVPLLKSLELSERMKIVDVLGAHVFKDGERLITQTKAGQQDNIEVEVARCSRGQYFGELALVTNKPRAASVYAVGETKCLVIDIQAFERLLGPCMDIMKRNISQYEDQLVALFGSSVDLKH; encoded by the exons ATGAGTAATGTGGAGATACCAGCTGGTTTGAAAGAGCTGCTGCAGGGATACACTGTGGAGGTGCTTCGCCGCAGGCCGCCAAACTTGGTTGAATTTGCAGTGCAGCATTTTACACAAGTTCTGCAGGGCCAAAGAAACGACCAAAGAGCCAAGAAACACAGCGCCAAGCCTGCATGTAAAGGAGTGACCTTTGAAACAAAGTCAAATAAGCCCAAAaaggatgatgaagaggaggaggaggaagacacTGTTA agtCCACCACCAGTAAATACAATCGCAGAGTTTCAG TTTGTGCAGAGGCGTACAACCCTGATGACGATGAGGACGATGACGCAGAGCCTCGAGTTGTGTATCCCAAAACGGACGAGCAGCGTCGCAGACTTCAGGATGCGTGCAAAGACATTTTACTGTTTAAAACCCTGGAGCAG GAGCAGTTCTCTGAGGTTTTGGACGGCATGTTTGAGGTGTTGGTCAAACCTCAGGAGCACATCATAGACCAAGGAGACGATGGAGATAATTTCTATGTCATAGAGAG GGGTGTGTATGATATTTTTGTGCAGAAGgatggagtgagtgtgtgcgtcgGAAAGTATGACAATAAGGGCAGTTTTGGTGAGCTGGCTCTCATGTACAACACGCCGCGGGCTGCCACAATCATTGCAACACAGGAAGGAGCCCTGTGGGGCCTG GATCGAGCCACATTTCACAGACTAATTGTTAGAAATAATgcaaagaagaggaggatgtaTGAGGCCTTCATTGAGTGTGTTCCTCTTCTGAAATCTCTTGAG CTCTCCGAGAGAATGAAGATTGTAGATGTTTTGGGAGCACATGTGTTCAAAGATGGAGAGCGCTTAATAACGCAG ACGAAGGCAGGCCAGCAGGATAACATAGAGGTCGAGGTGGCTCGCTGCTCTAGAGGGCAGTATTTTGGGGAGCTGGCACTGGTCACCAACAAACCTCGTGCAGCATCAGTTTACGCTGTGGGAGAAACCAAATGTTTAG TAATTGACATCCAGGCTTTTGAGCGTTTGCTGGGACCCTGTATGGACATCATGAAGAGGAACATTTCCCAGTATGAAGACCAGCTGGTGGCACTTTTTGGCTCCAGTGTAGATTTAAAACACTAG
- the prkar2ab gene encoding protein kinase, cAMP-dependent, regulatory, type II, alpha, B isoform X1 has product MSNVEIPAGLKELLQGYTVEVLRRRPPNLVEFAVQHFTQVLQGQRNDQRAKKHSAKPACKGVTFETKSNKPKKDDEEEEEEDTVKSTTSKYNRRVSVCAEAYNPDDDEDDDAEPRVVYPKTDEQRRRLQDACKDILLFKTLEQEQFSEVLDGMFEVLVKPQEHIIDQGDDGDNFYVIERGVYDIFVQKDGVSVCVGKYDNKGSFGELALMYNTPRAATIIATQEGALWGLDRATFHRLIVRNNAKKRRMYEAFIECVPLLKSLELSERMKIVDVLGAHVFKDGERLITQGEEADCFYIVESGEVKIMIKSKTKAGQQDNIEVEVARCSRGQYFGELALVTNKPRAASVYAVGETKCLVIDIQAFERLLGPCMDIMKRNISQYEDQLVALFGSSVDLKH; this is encoded by the exons ATGAGTAATGTGGAGATACCAGCTGGTTTGAAAGAGCTGCTGCAGGGATACACTGTGGAGGTGCTTCGCCGCAGGCCGCCAAACTTGGTTGAATTTGCAGTGCAGCATTTTACACAAGTTCTGCAGGGCCAAAGAAACGACCAAAGAGCCAAGAAACACAGCGCCAAGCCTGCATGTAAAGGAGTGACCTTTGAAACAAAGTCAAATAAGCCCAAAaaggatgatgaagaggaggaggaggaagacacTGTTA agtCCACCACCAGTAAATACAATCGCAGAGTTTCAG TTTGTGCAGAGGCGTACAACCCTGATGACGATGAGGACGATGACGCAGAGCCTCGAGTTGTGTATCCCAAAACGGACGAGCAGCGTCGCAGACTTCAGGATGCGTGCAAAGACATTTTACTGTTTAAAACCCTGGAGCAG GAGCAGTTCTCTGAGGTTTTGGACGGCATGTTTGAGGTGTTGGTCAAACCTCAGGAGCACATCATAGACCAAGGAGACGATGGAGATAATTTCTATGTCATAGAGAG GGGTGTGTATGATATTTTTGTGCAGAAGgatggagtgagtgtgtgcgtcgGAAAGTATGACAATAAGGGCAGTTTTGGTGAGCTGGCTCTCATGTACAACACGCCGCGGGCTGCCACAATCATTGCAACACAGGAAGGAGCCCTGTGGGGCCTG GATCGAGCCACATTTCACAGACTAATTGTTAGAAATAATgcaaagaagaggaggatgtaTGAGGCCTTCATTGAGTGTGTTCCTCTTCTGAAATCTCTTGAG CTCTCCGAGAGAATGAAGATTGTAGATGTTTTGGGAGCACATGTGTTCAAAGATGGAGAGCGCTTAATAACGCAG GGGGAGGAGGCCGACTGTTTCTACATTGTGGAATCAGGAGAGGTGAAGATAATGATAAAAAGCAAA ACGAAGGCAGGCCAGCAGGATAACATAGAGGTCGAGGTGGCTCGCTGCTCTAGAGGGCAGTATTTTGGGGAGCTGGCACTGGTCACCAACAAACCTCGTGCAGCATCAGTTTACGCTGTGGGAGAAACCAAATGTTTAG TAATTGACATCCAGGCTTTTGAGCGTTTGCTGGGACCCTGTATGGACATCATGAAGAGGAACATTTCCCAGTATGAAGACCAGCTGGTGGCACTTTTTGGCTCCAGTGTAGATTTAAAACACTAG
- the prkar2ab gene encoding protein kinase, cAMP-dependent, regulatory, type II, alpha, B isoform X2: MSNVEIPAGLKELLQGYTVEVLRRRPPNLVEFAVQHFTQVLQGQRNDQRAKKHSAKPACKGVTFETKSNKPKKDDEEEEEEDTVKSTTSKYNRRVSVCAEAYNPDDDEDDDAEPREQFSEVLDGMFEVLVKPQEHIIDQGDDGDNFYVIERGVYDIFVQKDGVSVCVGKYDNKGSFGELALMYNTPRAATIIATQEGALWGLDRATFHRLIVRNNAKKRRMYEAFIECVPLLKSLELSERMKIVDVLGAHVFKDGERLITQGEEADCFYIVESGEVKIMIKSKTKAGQQDNIEVEVARCSRGQYFGELALVTNKPRAASVYAVGETKCLVIDIQAFERLLGPCMDIMKRNISQYEDQLVALFGSSVDLKH; encoded by the exons ATGAGTAATGTGGAGATACCAGCTGGTTTGAAAGAGCTGCTGCAGGGATACACTGTGGAGGTGCTTCGCCGCAGGCCGCCAAACTTGGTTGAATTTGCAGTGCAGCATTTTACACAAGTTCTGCAGGGCCAAAGAAACGACCAAAGAGCCAAGAAACACAGCGCCAAGCCTGCATGTAAAGGAGTGACCTTTGAAACAAAGTCAAATAAGCCCAAAaaggatgatgaagaggaggaggaggaagacacTGTTA agtCCACCACCAGTAAATACAATCGCAGAGTTTCAG TTTGTGCAGAGGCGTACAACCCTGATGACGATGAGGACGATGACGCAGAGCCTCGA GAGCAGTTCTCTGAGGTTTTGGACGGCATGTTTGAGGTGTTGGTCAAACCTCAGGAGCACATCATAGACCAAGGAGACGATGGAGATAATTTCTATGTCATAGAGAG GGGTGTGTATGATATTTTTGTGCAGAAGgatggagtgagtgtgtgcgtcgGAAAGTATGACAATAAGGGCAGTTTTGGTGAGCTGGCTCTCATGTACAACACGCCGCGGGCTGCCACAATCATTGCAACACAGGAAGGAGCCCTGTGGGGCCTG GATCGAGCCACATTTCACAGACTAATTGTTAGAAATAATgcaaagaagaggaggatgtaTGAGGCCTTCATTGAGTGTGTTCCTCTTCTGAAATCTCTTGAG CTCTCCGAGAGAATGAAGATTGTAGATGTTTTGGGAGCACATGTGTTCAAAGATGGAGAGCGCTTAATAACGCAG GGGGAGGAGGCCGACTGTTTCTACATTGTGGAATCAGGAGAGGTGAAGATAATGATAAAAAGCAAA ACGAAGGCAGGCCAGCAGGATAACATAGAGGTCGAGGTGGCTCGCTGCTCTAGAGGGCAGTATTTTGGGGAGCTGGCACTGGTCACCAACAAACCTCGTGCAGCATCAGTTTACGCTGTGGGAGAAACCAAATGTTTAG TAATTGACATCCAGGCTTTTGAGCGTTTGCTGGGACCCTGTATGGACATCATGAAGAGGAACATTTCCCAGTATGAAGACCAGCTGGTGGCACTTTTTGGCTCCAGTGTAGATTTAAAACACTAG